The Streptomyces pactum genome contains a region encoding:
- a CDS encoding FAD-dependent oxidoreductase, producing MTVTASGPLPAAPYDVAIVGAGVVGCAIARRLAHHPSLRVALVEAQDDVGQGTSKANTAILHTGFDAVPGSLEARLVREGARELAAYAAESGIPVERVGALLVAWDEEQLAALPRLAEKAGRNEYHDTRLLGPDDLYAREPHLGPGALGALHVPGESIICPWTTTLAYATQAVRGGVDLHLDSPVTQACHRDGVYRLTTPRGPLRARRLVNAAGLHADTLDRQLGHDDFTVTPRRGQLIVHDKFARDLVRHILLPVPTALGKGVLVTPTVHGNVLLGPTAEDLDDKRATHSTAEGLARLREQGRRILPALLEEEVTAVYAGLRAATEHEDYRITAHPGQGRVTVGGIRSTGLTASLAIAAHVTGLLAGTGLDLGPRRPPEPVRMPNLGEAFPRPHQRPDLVAADPEYGTLVCHCERVSRGEIRDALASTIPPRSLDGLRRRTRARSGRCQGFYCGAAVRALFEEAQGRAEAQG from the coding sequence ATGACGGTCACCGCGTCCGGACCCCTGCCCGCCGCCCCGTACGACGTGGCGATCGTCGGCGCCGGGGTGGTCGGCTGCGCGATCGCCCGGCGGCTCGCGCACCATCCGAGTCTGCGTGTCGCCCTCGTCGAGGCGCAGGACGACGTCGGGCAGGGCACCTCCAAGGCCAACACCGCCATCCTGCACACCGGTTTCGACGCCGTGCCCGGCTCCCTTGAGGCCCGGCTGGTCCGGGAGGGCGCCCGCGAACTCGCCGCCTACGCGGCCGAGTCGGGCATCCCCGTGGAACGCGTCGGCGCACTGCTCGTAGCCTGGGACGAGGAACAGCTCGCGGCCCTGCCCCGCCTCGCCGAGAAGGCCGGGCGCAACGAGTACCACGACACCCGCCTCCTGGGCCCCGACGACCTCTACGCCCGCGAACCCCACCTCGGCCCCGGCGCGCTCGGCGCCCTGCACGTACCCGGCGAGAGCATCATCTGCCCGTGGACGACGACCCTGGCGTACGCCACCCAGGCGGTCCGTGGCGGAGTCGACCTGCACCTCGACTCGCCGGTCACCCAGGCCTGCCACCGGGACGGCGTGTACCGCCTGACGACCCCGCGCGGCCCCCTGCGCGCCCGCCGGCTCGTCAACGCGGCCGGACTGCACGCCGACACCCTCGACCGGCAACTCGGCCACGACGACTTCACCGTCACCCCGCGCCGGGGCCAGCTCATCGTCCACGACAAGTTCGCCCGCGACCTCGTCCGCCACATCCTGCTGCCCGTTCCCACCGCCCTCGGCAAGGGCGTCCTGGTCACCCCCACCGTCCACGGCAACGTCCTGCTCGGCCCCACCGCCGAGGACCTCGACGACAAGCGCGCCACCCACTCCACCGCCGAAGGTCTCGCACGGCTGCGCGAACAGGGCCGCCGCATCCTCCCCGCCCTGCTGGAGGAGGAGGTCACCGCCGTGTACGCCGGCCTGCGCGCCGCCACCGAGCACGAGGACTACCGGATCACCGCCCACCCCGGCCAGGGCCGCGTCACCGTCGGCGGCATCCGCTCCACCGGCCTCACCGCCTCCCTCGCCATCGCCGCGCACGTCACCGGCCTGCTCGCCGGCACCGGCCTCGACCTCGGCCCGCGACGCCCGCCGGAGCCGGTCCGGATGCCCAACCTCGGCGAGGCCTTCCCGCGCCCGCACCAGCGGCCCGATCTCGTGGCCGCCGACCCGGAGTACGGCACCCTCGTCTGCCACTGCGAACGCGTCTCCCGCGGCGAGATCCGCGACGCCCTCGCCAGTACGATCCCGCCCCGTTCCCTCGACGGACTGCGCCGCCGCACCCGCGCCCGGTCGGGGCGCTGCCAGGGCTTCTACTGCGGGGCCGCGGTGCGGGCGCTGTTCGAGGAGGCCCAGGGGCGAGCGGAGGCTCAGGGATGA